The Desulfoscipio gibsoniae DSM 7213 genome contains a region encoding:
- a CDS encoding NADH-quinone oxidoreductase subunit I, giving the protein MFGKGLVKGLVITWKEFWTPKVTIQYPEEQPPVPERFHGRLSIEVDKCIACGMCVNACPNKVIELKKQKVGKKQFLTDYVQNVQYCLFCGLCVEACPKDALHFTAIFNMNQYFYDNLPVVLVQREAPAEPVEKEEPAAKAGSGDKVKPKPKAKVDKSVPAAASEVAAGKAPDKEGQ; this is encoded by the coding sequence ATGTTTGGTAAAGGATTAGTAAAAGGTTTAGTGATTACCTGGAAAGAGTTTTGGACACCCAAGGTAACTATTCAGTACCCGGAAGAGCAGCCCCCGGTGCCGGAGCGCTTTCATGGAAGGTTATCTATAGAAGTTGATAAATGCATAGCCTGCGGAATGTGTGTCAATGCCTGTCCAAACAAGGTAATAGAGTTGAAGAAACAGAAGGTTGGTAAAAAACAGTTTCTAACTGATTATGTACAGAATGTCCAGTACTGCCTGTTCTGCGGGTTGTGTGTGGAAGCCTGTCCCAAAGATGCACTGCATTTTACTGCGATATTTAATATGAACCAATATTTTTACGATAACCTTCCGGTTGTTTTGGTACAGCGCGAAGCACCCGCTGAACCGGTGGAGAAAGAAGAACCGGCGGCCAAGGCAGGTAGTGGGGACAAAGTTAAGCCTAAACCCAAGGCCAAGGTTGATAAATCTGTGCCTGCTGCCGCATCCGAGGTTGCCGCCGGCAAGGCTCCCGATAAGGAGGGTCAGTAA